In the Exiguobacterium sp. BMC-KP genome, AAGATGCGTCCCACCACAGGCACTATAATCGAGTGTGCCGATTTGAACAACTCGAATCCGCCCCTCGACTTGTGGTGTCTTCCGTAATGGTAATTGAAGTGCTTCCGCCTCATCATACTCTGTCGCCGTGATCGGTAACCCTTGTTCAATCACTTGACGTAATCGTTGATCTAACTGTTCTTGTTGCACAGTTGTCCATTCGGGTGTCTTGATATCAAGCGTTGAGACCTCACTTCCCGTCCGAAAGCTGAGTGTTTTGATCTGAGACTCATCTTGTAAAATCGCAGAGATGACATGCTGTGCTGTATGCTGAGCTGCATGGTCGATCCGAGTGGCATCATCCACGATCCCTGTGACGTCACCTGTAAGTGGAGTCGCCAGTTGATGCCAGACGATACCATCTTCGATTTGAACGTCAAGGATAGGCTGATCGTTTAAGGTACCACGATCCGCTGGTTGTCCACCACTCTCCGGATAAAAGTAACTTTTCTCTAAAGCAACCCAATATCCATCTACTTGTTTTGTTGCGCGAATGGATGTCTGAAAGGTCCGGACATCGGATTCTATTTGTTCGGGGCGCATGCCTCGACCACCTTTCTCTGTCAGTTTCACTCTGTATTATGCCATATTTCATCCAGAATCGTTTGTCGGCTTGGCTTTTTCCTAGTACACTAGATGAAAGACTACCGATCGCGAAGGGACGAAATGCCGTGATTCAGCATATCAATAAAAATTCACCACTCCCCATTTACTATCAAATCGAAGCAGCCTTAAAACAACAAATCGAAAGCGGCGCCCTTCAACCTGGCGATTTGATTCCGTCCGAACGCGAATTTGCCGAGGCGCATCAAATCAGCCGAATGACGGTTCGCCAAGCCATTTCGAACTTAGTCAATGCGGGTTACTTGATTCGTCAAAAAGGACGAGGAACATTTGTCGCGAATAAAAAAATCGTCATGCAACTATCGGGATTAACGAGTTTTTCAGAAGAGATGGAACACCTCGGACTTGAGCCGACAAGTGTGCTCCTATCGTATCAAATCATCGACGCCTCGATGACGATCGCGAATAAGCTCCGGATTCGCGAAGGCGCATCCGTATATGAATTGAAACGTTTACGAATCGCCGATGAGCAAGCGCTTGCTCTTGAAACCGTCTACATTCCAGAACAACTCTTACCTGGACTCGATCAAGACGTTGCGACCGCTTCGTTATATGCATTTGCTGAAGCAAGCGGATTAAACCTTGGACGCGCAAGTCAAACGTTCGAATCACGCCTTGCTACGAAAGAAGAAGCTGGTCATCTTGGCTTATCGACAGCTTCGCCTGTTCTATCTGTTGAACAACTGACCTATCTTGCAACGGAGCA is a window encoding:
- a CDS encoding DHHA1 domain-containing protein — encoded protein: MRPEQIESDVRTFQTSIRATKQVDGYWVALEKSYFYPESGGQPADRGTLNDQPILDVQIEDGIVWHQLATPLTGDVTGIVDDATRIDHAAQHTAQHVISAILQDESQIKTLSFRTGSEVSTLDIKTPEWTTVQQEQLDQRLRQVIEQGLPITATEYDEAEALQLPLRKTPQVEGRIRVVQIGTLDYSACGGTHLDSTAQLELILFTGVERIRGNIRLSYVAKERAYQLLQAERHALREAAQALSIKPVQIVEAVQALQDDQKRLTKQVEQAQEQLAALTLANALEQQEGILVFEHLDEEIKVSEQLAKAIQEAGRIGVVWNETSNKLLMSSPGEPHLGKFAKAHVQSFNGRGGGSAIQAQAQFTNRDDAMAYVDRLREEYQL
- the phnF gene encoding phosphonate metabolism transcriptional regulator PhnF: MIQHINKNSPLPIYYQIEAALKQQIESGALQPGDLIPSEREFAEAHQISRMTVRQAISNLVNAGYLIRQKGRGTFVANKKIVMQLSGLTSFSEEMEHLGLEPTSVLLSYQIIDASMTIANKLRIREGASVYELKRLRIADEQALALETVYIPEQLLPGLDQDVATASLYAFAEASGLNLGRASQTFESRLATKEEAGHLGLSTASPVLSVEQLTYLATEQPFEYVISAYRGDRYTFTVEMERQR